Proteins co-encoded in one Arachis hypogaea cultivar Tifrunner chromosome 13, arahy.Tifrunner.gnm2.J5K5, whole genome shotgun sequence genomic window:
- the LOC112736311 gene encoding cytochrome P450 71A1, translating to MSLVRSIQEKLKHQPHSITLSTLCFIIITILCIVKFTRRNNKFNNLPPSPPKLPIIGNLHQLGTLPHQSLKALANKYGPLLLLQLGQTQALVVSSAELVEEIAKSHDIAFSNRANTKAAKIFFYQCKEVGFAPYGEEWRMKRKLCVLELLSTNRVRSFQPIRKDEVSMMINTICEACAKGSIVNLSKMIITTANNISSRCIFGRSFDGRKGIGEVVRKMMSQLTTLGIGDLFPSLDWVDVLTGFNSRLKVTFDELDAFLEEVIEEHKRKKKDKNIINDRSYDNKDFIDIFLQLQEKNMLEFELTGDTIRGILMDMFVGGSDTVSTTLEWAFAELAKNPKCMKKAQEEVRRIIVDGKSKIEENHLNQMNYMKCVIKETLRLHPPVPLLVPRETSTSVKLKGYNIPNKTTVYVNSYAIHRDPKLWENAEEFIPERFEGNNHDQQVDYKVIDFQLIPFGIGRRGCPGVSFGIASAEYLMANLLYWFDWKVPNNNSNGDDDDLEMDMSELSGMTVTKKEPLYLEPILHSFHSKS from the exons atgtctCTTGTTCGATCAATTCAGGAGAAATTAAAACATCAACCACATTCAATAACCCTATCTACCTTATGTTTCATAATCATAACCATTTTGTGTATTGTTAAGTTCACAAGAAGAAACAACAAGTTCAATAACCTTCCACCATCTCCACCAAAGTTACCAATAATTGGAAACCTTCATCAACTAGGAACACTTCCACACCAATCCTTAAAGGCACTTGCTAACAAATATGGCCCTCTTTTGTTGCTTCAATTAGGGCAAACTCAAGCCCTAGTTGTCTCTTCAGCGGAACTTGTTGAAGAAATAGCAAAATCACATGACATTGCTTTCTCCAATAGAGCAAACACTAAAGCTGCAAAGATTTTCTTCTATCAATGCAAGGAGGTTGGTTTTGCACCCTATGGAGAAGAGTGGAGAATGAAAAGGAAGCTATGTGTTCTTGAGCTTCTAAGCACAAATAGG GTAAGGTCATTTCAGCCAATTAGAAAAGATGAAGTATCAATGATGATTAACACCATATGTGAAGCTTGTGCAAAAGGATCTATTGTGAATCTATCTAAGATGATTATTACAACTGCAAACAACATATCTTCAAGGTGCATTTTTGGAAGAAGTTTTGATGGTAGAAAAGGCATTGGAGAAGTAGTGAGAAAGATGATGTCACAATTAACAACACTTGGGATTGGAGATTTGTTTCCTTCATTGGATTGGGTTGATGTTCTTACCGGTTTCAACTCAAGATTGAAGGTTACTTTTGATGAATTAGATGCGTTTTTGGAAGAGGTTATTGAAGAGcataagagaaagaaaaaggacaAGAATATTATTAATGATCGTTCTTATGATAATAAAGACTTTATTGATATATTTCTTCAACTTCAAGAAAAAAACATGCTTGAATTTGAGCTCACCGGAGATACCATCAGAGGAATCCTTATG GACATGTTTGTGGGAGGGAGTGACACAGTTTCAACAACTCTTGAATGGGCTTTTGCCGAACTTGCCAAGAACCCAAAATGCATGAAGAAAGCCCAAGAAGAGGTGAGAAGAATAATTGTGGATGGAAAATCCAAGATAGAAGAAAATCATCTAAACCAAATGAATTACATGAAATGTGTAATCAAAGAAACCCTAAGATTACATCCACCAGTTCCACTTTTAGTCCCTAGAGAAACATCAACAAGTGTGAAACTCAAAGGCTACAACATTCCCAACAAAACAACCGTGTATGTGAATTCATATGCAATTCATAGGGACCCTAAGTTATGGGAAAATGCTGAAGAGTTTATTCCTGAAAGATTTGAAGGTAATAATCATGATCAACAAGTTGATTATAAGGTAATAGATTTTCAATTAATCCCATTTGGTATTGGAAGAAGGGGTTGTCCTGGAGTTTCATTTGGGATTGCATCAGCTGAATATTTGATGGCTAATCTTTTATATTGGTTTGATTGGAAGGTtcctaataataatagtaatggtgatgatgatgatttagAAATGGACATGAGTGAGTTGAGTGGAATGACAGTCACCAAGAAAGAACCACTTTATCTTGAGCCAATACTTCACTCATTTCATTCTAAATCTTGA
- the LOC140172909 gene encoding phenylacetaldehyde oxime monooxygenase CYP71AN24-like, which produces MELVLSSILEKLQHQPNSTISTICFIIISILCVLRFTRRNNKFNNLPPYPPKLPLIGNLHQLGTLPHQSLKALSDKYGPLLLLQLGQTQALVVSSSDIVEEIVKTHDVAFSNRANTKAAKVFFYQCKDIGFAPYGEEWRNKRKLCVLELLSTNRVKSFQPIRENEVSIMINSIHEACAKGSLVNLSKMIVATSMNISSRCIFGLRFETSDDGRKSIVEAVRKMMTQLSKLGVGDLFPSLDWIDVLTGFTSRLKVTHAELDAFLEEIIEEHKRKKKNCDDNNKDFVDVLLQLQERDMLEFELNGDTMKALLLDMFVAGSDTVSSTIEWVFAELANNPKTMKKVQEEVRRIVGGKSMIEENDINQMKYMKCVIKETLRLHPPGPFLIPRETANSVEIKGYHIPKKVAIYINSYAIHRDPKLWDNAEEFIPERFEGTQQVDYKGIGFQLIPFGIGRRACPGVSFAVASLEYVMANLLYLFDWKVPNNNGALIDMSELSGLSISKKHPLYLEPMPYLIC; this is translated from the exons atggaACTTGTTCTATCATCAATTCTAGAGAAATTGCAACATCAACCAAATTCAACCATCTCTACCATATGTTTCATAATCATAAGCATCTTGTGTGTTCTTAGGTTCACAAGAAGAAACAACAAGTTCAATAACCTTCCACCATATCCACCAAAGCTACCATTAATTGGAAACCTTCACCAACTAGGAACACTTCCACACCAATCCTTAAAGGCACTTTCTGACAAATATGGCCCTCTTTTGTTGCTTCAGTTAGGGCAAACTCAAGCCCTAGTTGTCTCTTCATCAGATATTGTTGAAGAAATAGTGAAAACACATGATGTTGCTTTCTCCAATAGAGCAAACACTAAAGCTGCCAAGGTATTCTTCTATCAATGCAAGGATATTGGTTTTGCACCCTATGGAGAGGAATGGAGAAACAAACGGAAGCTCTGTGTTCTTGAGCTTCTAAGCACAAACAGG GTAAAGTCCTTTCAACCCATTAGAGAAAATGAAGTATCAATAATGATTAATTCCATACATGAAGCTTGTGCAAAAGGGTCGTTAGTGAATCTATCTAAGATGATTGTTGCAACATCAATGAACATATCTAGTAGGTGCATTTTCGGGCTAAGGTTCGAAACAAGTGATGATGGTAGAAAAAGCATTGTGGAGGCTGTGAGGAAGATGATGACACAATTATCAAAACTTGGGGTTGGAGATTTGTTCCCTTCATTAGATTGGATTGATGTTCTTACAGGTTTCACGTCAAGATTAAAGGTTACTCATGCTGAATTAGATGCATTCTTAGAAGAGATTATTGAAGAAcataagagaaagaagaaaaattgtGATGATAATAATAAAGATTTTGTTGATGTACTTCTTCAACTTCAAGAGAGGGACATGCTTGAATTTGAGCTCAATGGAGATACCATGAAAGCACTCCTTTTg GATATGTTTGTTGCGGGAAGTGACACTGTTTCATCAACTATTGAATGGGTCTTTGCAGAACTTGCTAATAATCCAAAGACCATGAAAAAAGTACAAGAAGAGGTAAGAAGAATTGTGGGTGGAAAATCCATGATAGAGGAAAATGATATAAATCAAATGAAGTACATGAAGTGTGTAATCAAAGAAACTCTTAGATTACATCCACCAGGTCCATTTTTAATTCCAAGAGAGACAGCAAATAGTGTGGAAATAAAAGGGTACCACATTCCCAAAAAAGTAGCCATATATATAAATTCATATGCAATTCATAGAGACCCTAAATTATGGGACAATGCTGAAGAGTTTATTCCTGAAAGATTTGAAGGTACCCAACAAGTTGATTATAAGGGAATAGGTTTTCAATTGATCCCATTTGGAATTGGGAGAAGGGCTTGTCCCGGAGTTTCATTTGCAGTTGCTTCTCTTGAGTATGTGATGGCTAACCTTCTCTATTTGTTTGATTGGAAGGTTCCTAATAATAATGGTGCATTGATAGATATGAGTGAGTTGAGTGGGTTAAGCATTAGCAAAAAACATCCACTTTATTTAGAGCCAATGCCTTACTTAATTTGTTGA